The following proteins are encoded in a genomic region of Nonomuraea muscovyensis:
- a CDS encoding endo-1,3-alpha-glucanase family glycosylhydrolase encodes MVNRYRTTLAAVAVLATLGTATAAPAHASAVAPVSVTFAATDDVFISQAEPAKSFATATWMSVCGTGCGSTTGQRVALTRFKVAGIPEDAEDVKVTLDVVSARTTDTTVSVRPVTGSWTEAATTWNTRPALDATAIDSHTGFTAGSTAKLDVSSAVDGDGTYAFALTGTDATTTVLMSSRETGNRGPKLTVTYTEGTGGGQTDGPLPFTPAGTAALRASAKKVFAHYFTPYPLSLDNQPPASDYYARNYLKPEGESGKHAAYGGLLRDRPLGRDPIAGDYAVADFKTEVKQAIAAGLDGFTVDILSVTSAHWTRVQNLIKAAEAVDPGFKIVLMPDTNGLASVDSSTLATAMAKLAASKSVYRLPDNRLVVAPFKAEGRTAAWWSDWMKTMETRHGIKIALVPCFLDFNKHRDAFAPISYGFSNWGNRNPAANAGLGTNIDRAHGMGKIWMQPVSVQDERPNQGIFDEAGNTENLRATWKGAIDGKADWVQLTTWNDYSENTQFAPSRNAGWTYLDINAYYLTCYKLGCPKITNDAAYLTHRIQPVAAQPTYPQTKLMKLRGGSTAARDTVEVLTMLTAAGRVSVTIGGTTQSYDAPAGVSAKTFPLKAGTASATVTRSAAAVAKVVSPYAITATPSVQDLHYRAASSER; translated from the coding sequence ATGGTCAACCGATATCGGACGACGCTGGCGGCCGTGGCGGTCCTCGCCACGCTGGGCACCGCCACCGCCGCCCCGGCGCACGCGTCCGCCGTCGCCCCCGTCAGCGTGACTTTCGCCGCCACGGACGATGTGTTCATCAGCCAGGCGGAGCCCGCCAAGAGCTTCGCCACCGCGACGTGGATGAGCGTCTGCGGCACCGGGTGCGGCAGCACCACCGGACAGCGCGTCGCCCTGACCCGCTTCAAGGTCGCCGGCATCCCGGAGGACGCCGAGGACGTCAAGGTGACGCTGGACGTCGTCTCGGCCAGGACAACGGACACCACCGTCTCCGTCCGCCCGGTGACGGGCTCCTGGACGGAGGCCGCCACCACCTGGAACACCCGGCCGGCGCTCGACGCGACGGCCATCGACTCGCACACCGGCTTCACGGCCGGCTCGACGGCCAAGCTGGACGTCTCGTCGGCCGTTGACGGCGATGGCACCTACGCCTTCGCCCTCACCGGAACCGATGCCACCACGACCGTCCTGATGTCCTCGCGCGAGACCGGGAACCGCGGGCCGAAGCTCACGGTCACCTACACCGAGGGAACCGGGGGCGGGCAGACCGACGGGCCGCTGCCCTTCACCCCGGCAGGCACGGCGGCGCTGCGGGCCTCGGCCAAGAAGGTGTTCGCGCACTACTTCACCCCGTACCCGCTCTCGCTCGACAACCAGCCGCCGGCGAGCGACTACTACGCCAGGAACTACCTCAAGCCGGAGGGCGAGAGCGGAAAGCACGCCGCGTACGGCGGGCTGCTCCGCGACCGGCCGCTGGGCCGCGACCCGATCGCGGGAGACTACGCCGTGGCGGACTTCAAGACCGAGGTGAAGCAGGCCATCGCCGCGGGCCTGGACGGTTTCACCGTCGACATCCTCTCCGTCACCAGCGCGCACTGGACGCGCGTGCAGAACCTCATCAAGGCCGCCGAAGCCGTCGACCCCGGCTTCAAGATCGTGCTCATGCCGGACACGAACGGTCTGGCCTCGGTCGACAGCTCCACCCTCGCCACCGCCATGGCCAAGCTCGCCGCGTCCAAGTCGGTCTACCGGCTCCCCGACAACCGCCTGGTCGTCGCTCCCTTCAAGGCCGAAGGCCGCACCGCCGCCTGGTGGTCCGACTGGATGAAGACCATGGAGACGCGGCACGGCATCAAGATCGCGCTGGTGCCCTGCTTCCTCGACTTCAACAAACACCGCGACGCCTTCGCCCCGATCAGCTACGGCTTCTCCAACTGGGGCAACCGCAACCCCGCCGCCAACGCCGGCCTGGGCACCAACATCGACCGCGCCCACGGCATGGGCAAGATCTGGATGCAGCCGGTGTCCGTCCAGGACGAACGGCCCAACCAGGGCATCTTCGACGAGGCCGGCAACACCGAGAACCTCCGGGCCACCTGGAAGGGCGCGATCGACGGCAAGGCGGACTGGGTCCAGCTCACCACCTGGAACGACTACTCGGAGAACACCCAGTTCGCCCCCTCCAGGAACGCGGGCTGGACCTATCTGGACATCAACGCCTACTACCTGACCTGCTACAAGCTCGGCTGCCCGAAGATCACCAACGACGCGGCGTACCTGACCCACAGGATCCAGCCGGTCGCGGCCCAGCCGACCTACCCGCAGACCAAGCTCATGAAGCTGCGCGGTGGCAGCACGGCAGCCCGCGACACCGTCGAGGTGCTCACGATGCTGACCGCGGCGGGCAGGGTGTCGGTCACGATCGGCGGCACGACGCAGAGTTACGACGCGCCCGCCGGGGTGTCCGCCAAGACGTTCCCGCTGAAGGCCGGCACCGCCTCAGCCACGGTCACCAGGAGCGCCGCCGCGGTGGCGAAGGTGGTCTCGCCGTACGCGATCACCGCGACGCCGTCCGTGCAGGACCTGCACTACCGCGCGGCATCCAGCGAACGCTGA
- a CDS encoding alpha/beta hydrolase, which produces MTGDADRLGAGRYVAPAHLPDDSRTTAHELTTHDGATVNGLLRVIPGATTVAFLMHPRQDFSHHVLVPELLTRGLAVWTQGARSLGNDLTLLHEQALLDMAAGHVFLRDLGFEHVVAIGHSGGATLAAFYLQQAGRAPAARLDSTPGGKPVPLPSAAMPPADGLIMFAPHPGQGALLQRMIDPSLIDETDPLSVAPDLDPYNPANGFAEPPESSTYPPDFVERYRQAQRARIERIDAAAWERVTDARDAKKRFKAHGDPRDRRASLARGVIVVHRTDADLRSVDLSLDPNDRPYGSLFGRRPDLTNYGVLGFGRLTTPEAWLSTWSANATRADLAACAPDVNVPALLVELTGDQACFPADATRFAELLPHPDVTHVRVPGRHFGAPLREGMASGATLAGKEMAHWIGARFPAGAVVSA; this is translated from the coding sequence ATGACCGGCGACGCCGACCGGCTGGGAGCCGGTCGGTACGTGGCACCCGCTCACCTGCCGGACGACAGCCGCACCACCGCCCACGAACTGACCACCCATGACGGCGCCACCGTCAACGGACTGCTCCGAGTCATTCCCGGCGCCACCACCGTCGCCTTCCTCATGCACCCGCGGCAGGACTTCTCCCACCACGTCCTGGTGCCCGAACTTCTCACCCGCGGACTCGCCGTATGGACACAAGGCGCGCGCTCACTCGGCAACGACCTGACCCTGCTGCACGAGCAGGCGCTCCTCGACATGGCCGCCGGTCACGTCTTCCTTCGCGACCTGGGCTTCGAGCACGTCGTCGCGATCGGCCACTCCGGCGGCGCCACCCTGGCAGCCTTCTACCTCCAGCAGGCCGGCCGCGCCCCGGCCGCACGCCTGGACAGCACGCCGGGAGGCAAGCCCGTCCCGCTGCCGTCGGCCGCCATGCCGCCGGCCGACGGGCTGATCATGTTCGCCCCCCACCCCGGACAAGGCGCCCTCCTCCAGCGGATGATCGATCCCTCGCTCATCGACGAGACCGACCCCCTGTCCGTCGCGCCCGACCTCGACCCGTACAACCCGGCCAACGGCTTCGCGGAACCGCCGGAAAGCTCCACCTACCCACCCGACTTCGTTGAGCGCTACCGTCAAGCGCAACGGGCCCGCATCGAACGCATCGACGCCGCCGCCTGGGAACGCGTCACCGACGCCCGAGACGCCAAGAAGCGCTTCAAGGCTCACGGGGACCCCCGCGACCGCCGGGCATCACTGGCCAGAGGTGTGATCGTGGTGCACCGCACAGATGCCGACCTCCGGTCGGTCGACCTCAGCCTCGACCCCAACGACCGGCCCTACGGCTCTCTGTTCGGACGGCGACCCGACCTGACCAACTATGGCGTCCTGGGCTTCGGCCGGCTGACCACCCCCGAAGCATGGCTGTCCACCTGGTCGGCCAACGCCACTCGCGCCGACCTCGCCGCCTGCGCACCCGACGTCAACGTTCCGGCCCTCCTCGTCGAACTCACCGGAGACCAAGCCTGTTTCCCCGCTGACGCGACACGGTTCGCCGAACTGCTGCCTCACCCGGACGTCACCCACGTCCGCGTCCCGGGCCGCCACTTCGGAGCCCCCCTGCGTGAAGGCATGGCTTCTGGTGCCACACTCGCCGGAAAGGAGATGGCCCACTGGATCGGCGCGCGGTTCCCGGCCGGGGCCGTCGTATCGGCCTGA
- a CDS encoding VOC family protein yields MSRNSPGQAKPVHRVRGVDHAAFPTFDPNATVRFYRDVLKFPIVHSICAAGWGPERHPDFIHFFFDIGNGDRLAFFYYFGWSPQGDQTAPGDAWARLPHGTPEFFKNSRHIALNVGDEEDLLEYRRRLDESEWPVEMQVMHETIESIYTHDPNGYMLEITRQLRPVTPQEDLDAQLTIAALCDVTAGEAPSMDKLLTRKAELIIERAAAWEAEQPGWREAQRELI; encoded by the coding sequence ATGTCCCGCAACAGCCCCGGCCAGGCCAAGCCGGTCCACCGGGTGCGCGGTGTCGACCACGCAGCCTTCCCCACCTTCGACCCGAACGCGACGGTGCGGTTCTACCGCGACGTCTTGAAGTTCCCCATCGTGCACTCGATCTGCGCCGCCGGCTGGGGCCCGGAACGGCACCCGGACTTCATCCACTTCTTCTTCGACATCGGCAACGGAGACCGCCTGGCGTTCTTCTACTACTTCGGCTGGTCGCCGCAGGGCGACCAGACGGCGCCGGGCGACGCGTGGGCCAGGCTGCCCCACGGCACCCCGGAGTTCTTCAAGAACTCGCGTCACATTGCCCTCAACGTGGGAGACGAGGAGGACCTGCTGGAGTACCGGCGCCGTCTCGACGAGTCGGAGTGGCCCGTGGAGATGCAGGTGATGCACGAGACCATCGAGTCCATCTACACCCACGACCCGAACGGCTACATGCTCGAGATCACGCGGCAGTTGCGGCCCGTCACCCCCCAGGAAGACCTCGACGCCCAGCTCACGATCGCGGCCCTGTGCGACGTCACCGCCGGGGAGGCGCCGTCGATGGACAAGCTGCTCACCCGCAAGGCCGAGCTGATCATCGAACGTGCCGCCGCCTGGGAGGCCGAGCAGCCGGGCTGGCGCGAGGCCCAGAGGGAGCTGATCTGA
- a CDS encoding maleate cis-trans isomerase family protein, whose translation MSTPHRVGLIVPSTNVTVETEIPRILRRTGIEFSFHSSRMRMHAVTPEQLRAMNAQRERCVLEIGDAGVDIVLYACLVAIMAMGPGHHRDAEFRIAEQLGSGGSETKVLSSAGALLQGLDALEAKRVALVMPYMKPLARQVAAYIEAEGIQVADWRALEVADNSEVGCIPGDRVLEAARSMDLTDVDALVLSCCVQMPSLDLIQAAEDEFGLPVLSAATAGAYSILRSLGLTAEIPMAGSLLRADGVLAGQ comes from the coding sequence GTGTCCACACCTCACCGCGTCGGCCTGATCGTGCCGAGCACCAACGTCACCGTCGAGACCGAGATCCCGCGCATCCTGCGGCGGACGGGGATCGAGTTCTCCTTCCACTCCTCCCGGATGCGGATGCACGCCGTCACCCCCGAGCAGCTGCGCGCGATGAACGCCCAGCGGGAGCGCTGCGTCCTCGAGATCGGCGACGCCGGTGTCGACATCGTGCTCTACGCCTGCCTGGTCGCGATCATGGCGATGGGCCCCGGCCACCACCGCGACGCCGAGTTCCGTATCGCCGAGCAGCTCGGATCCGGTGGCTCCGAGACCAAGGTCCTCTCCAGCGCCGGCGCCCTGCTCCAAGGCTTGGACGCCCTCGAGGCCAAGCGCGTGGCACTGGTGATGCCCTACATGAAGCCCCTCGCCAGGCAGGTCGCGGCCTACATCGAGGCCGAAGGCATCCAGGTCGCCGACTGGCGTGCACTTGAGGTTGCCGACAACAGCGAGGTCGGGTGCATCCCTGGCGACCGGGTACTCGAGGCCGCCCGCAGCATGGACCTGACCGACGTCGACGCGCTGGTGCTCTCCTGCTGCGTGCAGATGCCCTCGCTCGATCTCATCCAGGCCGCCGAGGACGAGTTCGGGCTCCCCGTCCTCTCTGCGGCCACCGCGGGCGCCTACTCGATCCTGCGCAGCCTCGGGCTGACCGCGGAGATCCCGATGGCCGGTTCGCTGTTGCGGGCCGACGGCGTCCTCGCCGGCCAGTGA
- a CDS encoding TetR/AcrR family transcriptional regulator, giving the protein MAPAPTPQEQRSALSRQLVISELLDTATALFAEKGYESTTLLDIAKALGISRPGLYNYVSSKEELLTMLVEQVSQGLADVLEQLTARADLSPTQKLRDVVALLVRQRTQHPDQFRILDRSETVLPEPVGSEHREAKRKILREVMAVIETGIERGEFRPVDARTAALSLLGMCNWVAWWFSRGSDVEETVATVTDLAQNMLVRPGAPGPEAETTRTVEEIRTLLDRLAPRR; this is encoded by the coding sequence ATGGCCCCCGCACCCACGCCCCAGGAACAGCGCAGTGCCCTGAGCCGGCAGCTGGTCATCTCCGAGCTCCTCGACACGGCCACGGCACTGTTCGCCGAGAAGGGGTACGAGTCGACCACTCTCCTCGACATCGCCAAGGCGCTGGGGATCTCCCGGCCGGGTCTGTACAACTACGTGAGCAGCAAGGAGGAGCTGCTCACCATGCTGGTTGAGCAGGTCAGCCAGGGGCTGGCCGACGTGCTCGAGCAGCTCACCGCGCGTGCCGACCTGTCCCCCACTCAGAAGCTCCGCGACGTCGTCGCCCTCCTGGTGCGCCAGCGCACACAACACCCCGACCAGTTCCGGATCCTCGACCGCTCCGAGACGGTCCTGCCCGAACCGGTCGGCAGCGAGCACCGAGAGGCCAAGCGCAAGATCCTGCGCGAGGTCATGGCGGTCATCGAAACCGGCATCGAACGCGGCGAGTTCCGGCCTGTCGACGCGCGCACCGCGGCGTTGTCGCTGCTCGGCATGTGCAACTGGGTCGCCTGGTGGTTCTCCCGCGGCTCCGACGTCGAGGAGACCGTCGCCACCGTGACCGACCTCGCCCAGAACATGCTGGTCCGCCCCGGCGCCCCCGGCCCCGAGGCGGAGACCACCCGCACCGTCGAGGAGATCCGCACACTCCTCGACCGCCTCGCCCCGCGCCGCTGA
- a CDS encoding FAD-dependent monooxygenase, which yields MTRKIELIGGGPAGLYAARLLKLKDPGLQVTVHERLSGAAETFGFGVGLTESTMRNLAVADPATAEQVRAASYAGHDLRLKGHDATVTLHGARNLAIGRATLLEILSTAATETGVEIRRGSDIDAAQLDADVVIAADGVRSSTREKYATELGVRSSLGRTRFVWCGADFVVESAFFAATQRGEDLFVLHAYPYADDRSTFLIEVDDLTWHSAGLQAFDIQTPIGETDHASVALLEDVFATELRGRRLLTNRTRWSRFTNLTLDRWSTDNVVFLGDAAHTAHYTLGSGTKLALEDAIALAEALAGESSIAAAFAAYEAVRRPPVERFKKLAHRSQAWWDTYRLRAGLPAERLALSYMTRSGNLTLTDYAAEQLESARRALAWLGDAVPDSAADLDEWVLSRPLTAPELTLPTRLVTRDRLRATTAVHEVTWSEPDVWSESADALIATLAGSGSLPVLLSGPATPEAVAARIDLGERLRLKGERLVGVFLEGDGGRAAAATAVAAARADFVVTT from the coding sequence ATGACGAGGAAGATCGAGCTCATCGGAGGCGGTCCTGCCGGTCTGTATGCGGCGCGGCTGCTCAAGCTCAAGGATCCTGGTCTCCAGGTCACCGTCCATGAGCGGCTGAGCGGTGCCGCGGAGACCTTCGGCTTCGGCGTGGGCCTCACCGAGTCGACCATGCGCAACCTGGCGGTTGCCGACCCCGCGACGGCCGAGCAGGTGCGCGCGGCCTCCTACGCCGGCCACGACCTGCGCCTGAAGGGTCACGACGCGACCGTCACCCTGCACGGCGCCCGCAACCTGGCCATCGGGCGGGCCACGCTGCTGGAGATCCTCAGTACGGCGGCCACCGAGACGGGCGTGGAAATCCGCCGCGGGAGCGACATCGACGCCGCGCAGTTGGACGCCGACGTGGTCATCGCCGCCGACGGGGTGCGCAGCAGCACTCGCGAGAAGTACGCCACCGAGCTGGGCGTGCGCTCCAGTCTGGGACGGACCCGCTTCGTGTGGTGTGGCGCCGACTTCGTGGTGGAGTCGGCCTTCTTCGCCGCCACCCAGCGCGGTGAAGACCTCTTCGTCCTGCACGCCTATCCCTATGCGGATGACCGCAGCACCTTCCTCATCGAGGTCGACGACCTCACCTGGCACTCCGCCGGCCTGCAAGCCTTCGACATCCAAACGCCGATCGGGGAGACCGACCACGCCAGCGTCGCGCTGCTCGAGGACGTGTTCGCCACCGAGTTGCGCGGCCGCAGGCTGCTGACCAACCGGACCCGATGGAGCCGGTTCACCAACCTGACGCTCGACCGCTGGTCGACCGACAACGTGGTGTTTCTCGGCGACGCCGCTCACACCGCCCACTACACGCTCGGCTCGGGCACCAAGCTCGCTCTCGAGGACGCGATCGCCCTCGCCGAAGCGCTCGCCGGCGAGTCCTCGATCGCCGCGGCTTTCGCCGCCTACGAGGCGGTACGGCGCCCACCGGTCGAACGCTTCAAGAAGCTCGCCCATCGCAGCCAGGCGTGGTGGGACACCTATCGCCTGCGCGCCGGCCTGCCCGCGGAGCGGCTCGCCCTGTCCTACATGACCCGGTCGGGCAATCTCACGTTGACCGACTACGCCGCCGAGCAACTCGAGAGCGCCAGGCGGGCGCTGGCCTGGCTGGGGGACGCCGTCCCGGACAGCGCGGCGGACCTCGACGAGTGGGTGCTCTCCCGCCCCCTGACCGCACCGGAGCTGACCTTGCCGACCCGGCTGGTGACCAGGGACCGCCTGCGCGCCACGACCGCCGTGCACGAGGTCACCTGGTCCGAGCCGGACGTGTGGAGCGAATCGGCCGATGCCCTGATCGCCACTCTGGCCGGTAGCGGGAGTCTCCCGGTGCTGCTCAGCGGACCGGCGACACCCGAGGCAGTCGCCGCGCGCATCGACCTGGGCGAACGTCTCCGCCTCAAGGGTGAGCGCCTGGTCGGGGTGTTCCTCGAGGGCGACGGTGGCCGAGCCGCCGCTGCGACCGCGGTCGCAGCGGCTCGTGCCGACTTCGTGGTGACGACATGA
- a CDS encoding (2,3-dihydroxybenzoyl)adenylate synthase, which translates to MLVVIVTHMSVSSAAAAPPEDGHVPYDDESAERYRRKGWWSGRTLPLELERAADLHADRQALITPEVSWTYRQLFDNARAFARGLRATLGVRPGEAAMFQMGNVAETVVTYLGCLLAGVRPVCTLPQHGTREIGLLAQHTGARVLFTQGDFGNGQLLRQAQELLAQASVDKVVIARSAAFEGATGYEEVLAAGRSDAPLPYLEVDPGSIAVFQLSGGTTGLPKVAPRLHEEYAYNSLAWAQAMQYSPRTRMLYPLPIVHNAGISLVIQPAVLAGACVILAPTAAIPDLLAFIEQYRPDVLPLMPPALAIRLLEAPHVRDADLGSVRDFVVGGQKLPVEVAERLRDELGIQVRQMFGMAEGMFLLTPAGATEAVRHHTVGAPISPGDEVRILAPGTETEAAEGELGELAARGPYTIRGYYRAEAHNTNAFTRDGFYRTGDLARRHVTPEGIFYSIEGRIKDVINRGVEKIHAEEVEELIGEHPDVSTVALVAMPDPVLGEKGCAYLVLEPGAEPLTVATLGEHLLKLGLAKYKLPERVEIVHAFPLTNVGKVSKKHLREDIEHKLAVETAREER; encoded by the coding sequence GTGCTAGTCGTTATCGTGACTCATATGTCAGTCAGTTCTGCGGCGGCTGCGCCGCCCGAAGATGGCCACGTGCCCTATGACGACGAGAGTGCCGAGCGCTACCGGAGGAAGGGCTGGTGGTCGGGTCGGACCCTGCCTCTCGAGCTTGAGCGCGCGGCGGACCTCCATGCCGACCGCCAGGCCCTGATCACCCCTGAGGTCTCCTGGACCTACCGGCAGCTGTTCGACAACGCGCGGGCCTTTGCCCGTGGGCTCAGGGCGACCCTGGGTGTGCGGCCGGGTGAGGCGGCGATGTTCCAGATGGGCAACGTCGCCGAGACCGTGGTCACCTACCTCGGGTGCCTGCTTGCCGGTGTGCGGCCGGTCTGCACCCTGCCGCAGCACGGGACTCGGGAGATCGGCCTGCTGGCCCAGCACACCGGGGCGCGCGTCCTGTTCACCCAGGGTGACTTCGGCAACGGCCAGCTGCTGAGGCAGGCGCAGGAGCTGCTCGCCCAGGCGTCGGTCGACAAGGTGGTGATCGCCCGCTCAGCGGCCTTCGAGGGCGCGACCGGCTACGAGGAGGTGCTCGCCGCGGGACGCAGCGACGCGCCGTTGCCGTACCTGGAAGTCGACCCGGGGAGCATCGCGGTCTTCCAGCTCTCCGGTGGCACGACCGGGTTGCCGAAGGTGGCACCCCGGCTGCACGAGGAGTACGCCTACAATTCCCTGGCCTGGGCCCAGGCGATGCAGTACTCACCGCGGACGCGGATGCTCTACCCGCTCCCGATCGTGCACAACGCCGGCATCTCCCTGGTCATCCAGCCGGCCGTCCTCGCCGGCGCCTGCGTGATCCTGGCGCCCACGGCCGCCATCCCCGATCTGCTGGCGTTCATCGAGCAGTATCGCCCCGATGTGCTGCCCCTGATGCCCCCGGCCCTCGCGATCCGTCTGCTGGAAGCCCCCCACGTGCGCGACGCGGACCTCGGCAGCGTGCGCGACTTCGTCGTCGGCGGCCAGAAGCTGCCCGTCGAGGTCGCGGAACGACTCCGCGACGAGTTGGGCATTCAGGTGCGGCAGATGTTCGGCATGGCCGAGGGCATGTTCCTGCTCACCCCGGCCGGCGCGACCGAAGCGGTCCGGCACCATACCGTCGGCGCGCCCATCTCTCCCGGCGACGAAGTCCGCATCCTCGCCCCCGGCACCGAGACCGAGGCAGCCGAGGGTGAGCTCGGGGAGCTCGCCGCTCGCGGGCCGTACACCATCCGTGGCTACTACCGCGCCGAGGCTCACAACACGAACGCGTTCACGCGCGACGGCTTCTACCGCACTGGGGACCTGGCCCGCCGCCACGTCACCCCGGAGGGCATCTTCTACTCGATCGAGGGCCGCATCAAGGATGTGATCAACCGCGGCGTGGAGAAGATCCATGCCGAGGAGGTCGAGGAGCTGATCGGCGAGCACCCCGATGTGAGCACCGTCGCGCTGGTGGCGATGCCCGACCCGGTGCTTGGTGAGAAGGGGTGCGCGTACCTGGTCCTCGAGCCTGGTGCCGAACCCCTCACCGTCGCGACCCTCGGGGAGCATCTGCTGAAGCTTGGGTTGGCCAAGTACAAGCTCCCCGAGCGCGTCGAGATCGTGCATGCGTTCCCGCTGACCAATGTCGGCAAGGTCTCCAAGAAGCACCTGCGCGAGGACATCGAGCACAAGCTCGCCGTCGAGACCGCCCGGGAGGAGCGATGA
- a CDS encoding MFS transporter, which produces MTSSAPDDTRRKTNRYMVVFICFAAIVFDGYDLIIYGSTVPSLLAYKEWALTPAEVGALGSYALLGMMFGALASGPLTDRFGRRKMLLGCMILYSTMMLLVAAAPNPATLGVFRFIAGLGFGGVAPVAIALVVEVARPHERQRLNAIMLAGFSVGGVLAALAALAFLDDVGFRGLWAFGGIALVTVVPLAWRSIPETAPAALDKTPKADESPMRQLVNGRAIAALVLFAVANFAGFLLVFGLNTWLPQLMRAANYDLTSALAFQVLLNLGAVVGGISGSALADRIGARRVAPATFLVATIAVAVMASAPPAGVMAVATLAAGLGSIGTQMIVFGYVATYFETSVRGTALGVTTGIGRLGAVTGPAIGGILLSSGLGNAWVFGFFCAIAILGGAACVIVPARPTRRSNPPTPHMRSTTETEPAT; this is translated from the coding sequence ATGACTTCTTCCGCCCCCGACGACACCCGCCGCAAGACCAACCGGTACATGGTCGTGTTCATCTGCTTCGCAGCGATCGTCTTCGACGGCTACGACCTGATCATCTACGGGTCGACCGTCCCATCGCTGCTCGCCTACAAGGAGTGGGCGCTCACGCCGGCCGAGGTCGGCGCGCTGGGCAGCTACGCGCTCCTGGGCATGATGTTCGGAGCGCTGGCATCCGGGCCACTCACCGACCGCTTCGGCCGCCGAAAGATGCTGCTGGGCTGCATGATCCTGTACTCCACCATGATGCTGCTGGTCGCGGCCGCGCCCAACCCGGCAACCCTCGGGGTCTTCCGGTTCATCGCCGGTCTCGGATTCGGTGGCGTCGCGCCGGTCGCCATCGCCCTGGTCGTCGAGGTGGCACGCCCGCACGAGCGCCAGCGGCTCAACGCGATCATGCTCGCCGGATTCTCCGTCGGCGGCGTACTCGCCGCACTGGCCGCCCTGGCGTTCCTCGACGACGTCGGCTTCCGCGGCCTGTGGGCCTTCGGCGGCATCGCCCTGGTCACGGTCGTGCCCCTCGCCTGGCGCTCCATCCCCGAGACCGCCCCTGCCGCGCTGGACAAGACCCCGAAAGCGGACGAATCACCGATGCGCCAGCTCGTCAACGGGCGGGCGATCGCCGCCCTGGTGCTCTTCGCGGTGGCCAACTTCGCCGGGTTCCTCCTGGTCTTCGGCCTCAATACCTGGCTGCCCCAGCTGATGCGCGCGGCCAACTACGACCTCACCTCTGCCCTGGCCTTCCAGGTCCTCCTCAACCTCGGAGCCGTCGTCGGTGGCATCAGCGGATCCGCCCTCGCCGACCGGATCGGCGCCCGACGCGTCGCCCCCGCCACGTTCCTGGTGGCCACGATCGCCGTCGCGGTCATGGCCTCGGCCCCGCCGGCAGGCGTCATGGCCGTCGCCACCCTGGCGGCCGGCCTGGGTTCGATCGGCACGCAGATGATCGTCTTCGGCTATGTGGCGACCTACTTCGAGACGAGCGTGCGCGGAACGGCGCTCGGCGTCACCACCGGCATCGGCCGGCTCGGCGCCGTCACCGGCCCAGCCATCGGCGGCATCCTTCTGTCCAGCGGCCTCGGCAACGCCTGGGTCTTCGGATTCTTCTGCGCCATCGCCATCCTCGGCGGCGCGGCCTGCGTGATCGTCCCCGCACGTCCAACACGACGTTCGAACCCGCCAACACCGCACATGCGGTCAACCACTGAAACAGAGCCGGCCACGTGA